In Raphanus sativus cultivar WK10039 chromosome 5, ASM80110v3, whole genome shotgun sequence, the following proteins share a genomic window:
- the LOC108862070 gene encoding LIM domain-containing protein PLIM2c-like, translating to MAFTGTLDKCKACDKTVYAMDLMTLEGMPYHKSCFRCSHCNGTLVISNYSSMDGVLYCKPHFEQLFKESGNFSKNFQTAGKTDKSNEMTRAPSKLSSFFSGTQDKCAACKKTVYPLEKITMEGESYHKTCFRCATGGCPLTHSSYAALNGILYCKVHFNQLFLEKGNYNHVLQAAANHKRTPEDDKTEPSENEANPTEEEASGAVPEAGEEHHES from the exons ATGGCGTTTACAGGGACACTAGACAAATGCAAGGCGTGTGACAAGACGGTATACGCTATGGATCTGATGACTTTGGAAGGTATGCCTTACCACAAGTCATGCTTCAGGTGCAGCCATTGCAATGGCACTCTCGTG ATTAGCAACTACTCATCCATGGATGGAGTTCTGTACTGCAAGCCCCATTTTGAACAGCTCTTCAAAGAGTCTGGAAACTTCAGCAAGAATTTTCAGACAG CAGGAAAGACCGATAAATCAAATGAAATG ACGAGGGCTCCAAGCAAGTTATCATCCTTCTTTAGCGGAACACAAGACAAATGTGCAGCTTGTAAGAAAACTGTTTATCCTCTAGAGAAGATCACAATGGAAGGAGAATCTTACCACAAGACTTGCTTTAGATGTGCAACCGGTGGTTGTCCATTAACACATTCTTCATATGCTGCTCTCAATGGCATCCTTTACTGTAAAGTCCATTTCAATCAGCTTTTTCTAGAGAAAGGTAACTACAATCATGTCCTTCAAGCCGCTGCTAACCACAAACGCACACCCGAAGATGACAAAACTGAACCCAGCGAAAATGAAGCAAACCctacagaagaagaagcttctgGTGCAGTCCCGGAAGCAGGTGAAGAACATCATGAGTCCTAA
- the LOC108862068 gene encoding uncharacterized protein LOC108862068 — MAQMATLTGKQANEYLNARPTYPTIWYKVLAGRTSNHKVAWDVGTGNGQAALGVADYYEKVVATDINEKQISLAKPHPKVTYLHTPASMSDDDLVAKLGGENSIDFIVAAQSLHYFDLKRFYAIVRRVLRKEGGVIAVWVYNDLVVTPTVDSIMKRLVDSTKPYRTPTMNLAFDGYKAIEFPFKNIRLGSQGRPKALEIPHKLSLDGYLGFFKSWQPLVKAKEQGVELLKPSMINEFKEAWGDQNQVKDVAYRAFMLAGKL; from the exons atggCTCAAATGGCTACTTTGACAGGAAAGCAAGCTAATGAATACTTGAACGCAAGGCCAACATATCCCACGATATGGTACAAAGTGTTGGCTGGTCGAACCAGCAACCATAAGGTCGCTTGGGATGTTGGAACCGGCAACGGTCAAGCTGCTCTTGGT GTCGCTGATTACTACGAAAAAGTGGTGGCAACTGATATAAACGAAAAACAAATCAGTCTTGCAAAGCCGCACCCAAAAGTCACATACCTTCACACTCCAGCATCGATGTCAGACGACGATCTAGTGGCTAAACTCGGTGGAGAAAACTCCATAGATTTCATTGTAGCCGCTCAATCTCTCCACTATTTCGACCTTAAAAGATTCTATGCCATAGTGAGACGTGTTCTTCGTAAAGAAGGGGGTGTGATCGCGGTTTGGGTCTACAACGACCTCGTGGTCACCCCAACGGTTGATTCCATCATGAAACGTTTGGTAGATTCAACGAAACCGTACAGAACCCCGACTATGAATCTGGCGTTTGATGGTTATAAAGCAATagagtttccttttaaaaatataagactTGGGAGTCAAGGAAGACCTAAAGCTCTCGAGATTCCACATAAGCTTTCGCTTGATGGGTATTTAGGGTTTTTTAAATCTTGGCAGCCTCTGGTGAAGGCTAAGGAGCAAGGAGTAGAGCTTTTAAAACCTTCGATGATTAATGAGTTTAAGGAGGCTTGGGGTGATCAGAATCAAGTCAAAGATGTTGCTTACAGGGCATTTATGCTCGCTGGAAAACTTTAG
- the LOC108858667 gene encoding DEAD-box ATP-dependent RNA helicase 12-like, whose translation MRRTLYIFNHLYSHDLLVKKITELGYSCFYIRAKMVQDHRNRVVCTDLFTRGIDIQAVNVVINFDFPRTSESYLHRVGRSARFGHLGLAVNLVTYEDRFKMYQTEQELGTKIKPIPSNIDQAIYYQLVNPVFARENVTARRDTASMKNGEVFLKLGGDALTDTWWFMYRQTRYIEF comes from the exons ATGAGGAGAACCCTTTACATATTTAATCATCTATATTCT CATGATTTGTTGGTCAAGAAAATTACAGAACTTGGTTATTCGTGCTTCTACATTCGTGCGAAGATGGTTCAAGACCATAGGAACAGAGTGGTTTGCACTG ATCTCTTTACTCGTGGGATTGACATTCAAGCTGTGAATGTAGTGATTAACTTTGATTTTCCTAGGACTTCCGAGTCGTATCTACACAGG GTGGGCCGATCAGCACGGTTTGGACACCTTGGGTTGGCTGTGAACTTGGTAACATATGAGGACCGTTTCAAAAT GTATCAGACTGAGCAGGAACTCGGCACCAAAATCAAACCAATTCCTTCAAATATCGATCAAGCAATCTACTACCAGCTAGTAAACCCTGTATTCGCACGAGAAAATGTTACCGCCCGACGAGATACAGCTTCGATGAAAAATGGTGAG GTGTTCCTCAAGCTAGGAGGGGATGCGTTAACAGATACTTGGTGGTTCATGTACAGACAGACTCGTTACATAGAGTTTTAA
- the LOC108862123 gene encoding (+)-neomenthol dehydrogenase, translated as MTEETTRYAVVTGSNRGIGLEICRQLASNGIRVVLTSRGEKRGLEAVETLRQETGVSDQTLVFHQLDVTDPASVTSLAEFIKTQFGKLDILINNAGVGGTITDVETLRAGAGKVGFNWEETITENYELAKECMNINYYGPKRMCEAFIPLLKLSDSPRIVNVSSFMGQLKYIFNEWAKGVLSDSENLTEERIDEVINKLLDEFKEGKIKTKDWASVMSAYVVSKAGLNGYTRIIAKKHPEIRVNAVCPGFVKTDMNYHTGVLSVEEGASSPVRLASLPHQETPSGCFFDRKQLSEF; from the exons ATGACAGAGGAAACAACAAG ATATGCTGTAGTTACTGGATCAAACAGGGGAATTGGGTTAGAGATCTGCAGACAATTAGCGAGCAATGGGATTAGAGTTGTTTTGACCTCTCGAGGTGAGAAGAGAGGACTTGAAGCTGTTGAGACACTGAGGCAAGAAACTGGAGTTTCTGATCAAACCCTTGTCTTTCATCAGCTTGATGTCACTGATCCTGCTAGTGTCACATCCCTTGCCGAGTTTATTAAAACCCAATTTGGAAAACTCGATATCTTG ATCAATAATGCAGGGGTTGGTGGTACAATCACTGATGTTGAAACTCTAAGAGCTGGAGCAGGGAAA GTAGGTTTCAACTGGGAGGAAACTATCACTGAGAACTATGAGCTAGCTAAAGAATGCATGAATATTAATTACTATGGACCAAAGAGAATGTGTGAGGCGTTTATTCCACTCTTGAAGTTATCTGATTCCCCTAGAATCGTCAACGTATCATCCTTCATGGGTCAACTCAAG TATATATTTAACGAATGGGCGAAAGGAGTTCTGAGCGACTCAGAGAATCTAActgaggaaaggatcgacgaaGTCATTAACAAACTTCTCGACGAGTTCAAAGAAGGAAAGATTAAGACAAAAGACTGGGCTAGTGTTATGTCCGCATACGTGGTTTCCAAGGCAGGGCTGAACGGTTACACGAGGATCATAGCGAAGAAACATCCTGAGATTCGCGTGAACGCAGTTTGTCCTGGATTTGTCAAGACGGATATGAATTATCACACTGGAGTTTTATCTGTGGAAGAAGGAGCATCAAGTCCCGTGAGATTGGCTTCGCTTCCACATCAAGAAACTCCTTCTGGTTGTTTCTTTGATCGCAAGCAACTTTCAGAGTTCTGA